Proteins from a single region of Macrotis lagotis isolate mMagLag1 chromosome 2, bilby.v1.9.chrom.fasta, whole genome shotgun sequence:
- the GTSF1L gene encoding gametocyte-specific factor 1-like: protein MDPDNKVQCPYDPNHFISESRMQYHLAQCRLKNPKKAKQMASCKYNARHVVPHKDLQKHEDTCPDKTDFEPV, encoded by the exons ATGGATCCAGACAACAAAGTACAGTGCCCCTATGACCCAAATCATTTCATATCAGAAAGTCGAATGCAGTACCACCTGGCACAGTGCAGGCTG AAAAACCCAAAGAAGGCAAAACAAATGGCTAGCTGCAAATATAATGCTCGTCATGTGGTCCCTCATAAAGACCTTCAAAAACATGAGGATACCTGTCCAGACAAAACTG ATTTTGAACCAGTATGA